The window TTGAGTCGTGTAATTAAGAAGAATAAAGCAATGGTAGGAAAAGACAGTGAATTATCAGCATAGAATAAGCGTCATCCGATTCTTTATCTAAACGCGGAAATCTAGAATAAAGAGGGGTTCTGTCTAAAGGGTCCCTCTTTTATTTGTGGATATTGCAGCTAGGAGGTTTATTCATGAGTAAAAAATACATTATTGGTGTCGACGGCGGTTCACAAAGCTCAAAGGTAGTTATTTTTGATTTGGAAGGAAATATAATTTGTGAAGGTAAAAAAGCATTACAACCTATGAATCTGCCAAAACCGGGCATTGTTGAACATCCAGACGATGATTTGTGGGATTCTATTGTAGAAGCAAGTCGAATGGCAATGGATCGTTTTCCTGGAGATAAAAAGGATATTATCGGCATAGGGCTTTGTACAATCCGCTTTTGCCGTGCTTTGTTAAAAGAGGACGGAACACTTGCACAGCCTGTTATGAGCTGGATGGATGCTCGTGTTTCAAGACCCTATGAGCATACAAATCCAGACGTAAAATATGTAACCACTACATCAGGATATCTCACTCACCGCTTTACGGGAAACTTTAATGATACAGCTGCCAATTATCAAGGGCAGTGGCCGATCAATACTGATACGTGGGAATGGAGCGAAGATGAAGAGGTCATAAAGGCGTTGCGGATACCGCGCGAAATGCTGTTCAATCTTCAGATGCCAGGGGCAGTGTTAGGATATGTGACGGAAAAAGCTGCAGAAGTAACCGGGATTCCGGCTGGTATTCCCGTAGTAGCAACTGCTAACGATAAAGCGGTAGAAGCTTTAGGGGCCGGGCTGTTGTCAGAAAAGACAGCGCTTATTTCACTAGGAACCTATATCGCTGCAATGGTGCCTGGTTTAGAAAATCCGAAAGGGACTACTCATTTTTGGACAAACTTTGCTTCCACCCCAAATCATTATTTATATGAAAGCAACGGTATCCGAAGGGGAATGTGGACAGTCAGCTGGTTCAAAGATCTGCTTGGTGAGGAATTTGCAGAGAGAGCAGAGCAAGATGGAATATCTGGGGAAGAAAGATTGAATCGTGAAGCATGGAATGTACCAGTGGGAAGCGACGGATTGATGACTGTGCTAGACTGGCTCGCTCCAACTGATGCGCCGTATAAAAAAGGAGTCATGATCGGATTTGATGCCCGTCATACCCGTGCACATATATACCGCTCCATTTTAGAAGCCATTGTGTTAACGATGAAAAATAAAACAGATGCCATGTGCGCTGAGGTTAGTGGTTCACTGGACAACGTTATTATTTCCGGTGGCGGCTCGAACAGCGATTTAATGATGCAAATTTTTGCAGATGTATTTGGTCTACCAGCGACAAGAAACGTTGTGAACGGCTCAGCTAGTCTGGGAGCAGCCATTTGTACAGCCATAGCGGTAGGAGCATATGAAAGCTATGAGGAAGCAATAGAAAAAATGGTAAAGGTTAAAGATACATTTTTACCAAATAAGGAAAATCATGAATTTTATAACTTGATGAATGAAGAGGTTTACAAACAAATTACATTATACACCGATGAAATAATGAAAAAATCTTATCCTATTTTTAAATAGATCGTTGTTTTTTTGTAAACTGCTTAATGCAAGAACAGTGATTGCAGTGTTTAGTAAATTACTACGATCACTGTTCTTACTCGTTGCAAAACCTTTGAAATCACATTTATTGAATGGACAAGACTATGTGTTTTTGGGAATAAAGACATTTTAGTTTTATCATATATATATATTGTAAGCCCTTTCACTTGATTTGAATAAGCCAAGGGGGAAATCATGAGACCACTGATCTTGATTACAAATGATGATGGTGTGTATTCACCAGGTTTAGCTGCAGCAGTAGAAGCAGTGCAGCATTTAGGGGATTTACTCATTGTGGCGCCAAGATTTCAACAAACAAGTATGGGAAGATCATTTCCAAAGAGCAGTAGCGTAGGAATTATTGATCCTGTTAACATAATCGTTAATGGGAAGGAAATGAAGGCTTATGGTGTACATGGCTCTCCAGCCCAGGCTGTTTCATATGGTCTTCTCGAATTAACGAATAGGAAGCCCGACCTCTGTATTAGCGGTATTAATTATGGAGAAAACCTTGGCCTTTCCCTTACTTGTAGTGGAACTCTAGGTGCAGCGTTTGAAGCTGATAGTTATGATATACCTTCTATTGCTGTGTCAAGACAGGTACCATTAGCCATACAATATACAATTGATTATCAAAAAATGGATTGGGATATAGCGAAAAAAATAACGGCAGATCTAGCTTATGAAGTTTTAAAAAACGGTATTCCAGAAGGAGTAAAAATTTTAAATGTGAATGTTCCGGATGGAGCAGAATATGATACTGAAATTAGAATAACCAAGCAGAGCAGATTAAATTATTCAGTTTTTAATAAACCTGAAATTAGAGATTTCAGCTGCAGTTATCCATTAACATCTATTTTGGATGTTGATGAAAAGAAGACAGAAGAAAATAGTGATGTATATGCCATTTATTATGATAAAGTCATTTCTATAACACCACTTACATGGGACTTATCTGTTAGTACAGATTGGGATTTTGTACGAAATATAGAAGCTGAATAGAAAATGCA of the Bacillus sp. 1NLA3E genome contains:
- a CDS encoding FGGY-family carbohydrate kinase; amino-acid sequence: MSKKYIIGVDGGSQSSKVVIFDLEGNIICEGKKALQPMNLPKPGIVEHPDDDLWDSIVEASRMAMDRFPGDKKDIIGIGLCTIRFCRALLKEDGTLAQPVMSWMDARVSRPYEHTNPDVKYVTTTSGYLTHRFTGNFNDTAANYQGQWPINTDTWEWSEDEEVIKALRIPREMLFNLQMPGAVLGYVTEKAAEVTGIPAGIPVVATANDKAVEALGAGLLSEKTALISLGTYIAAMVPGLENPKGTTHFWTNFASTPNHYLYESNGIRRGMWTVSWFKDLLGEEFAERAEQDGISGEERLNREAWNVPVGSDGLMTVLDWLAPTDAPYKKGVMIGFDARHTRAHIYRSILEAIVLTMKNKTDAMCAEVSGSLDNVIISGGGSNSDLMMQIFADVFGLPATRNVVNGSASLGAAICTAIAVGAYESYEEAIEKMVKVKDTFLPNKENHEFYNLMNEEVYKQITLYTDEIMKKSYPIFK
- the surE gene encoding 5'/3'-nucleotidase SurE — translated: MRPLILITNDDGVYSPGLAAAVEAVQHLGDLLIVAPRFQQTSMGRSFPKSSSVGIIDPVNIIVNGKEMKAYGVHGSPAQAVSYGLLELTNRKPDLCISGINYGENLGLSLTCSGTLGAAFEADSYDIPSIAVSRQVPLAIQYTIDYQKMDWDIAKKITADLAYEVLKNGIPEGVKILNVNVPDGAEYDTEIRITKQSRLNYSVFNKPEIRDFSCSYPLTSILDVDEKKTEENSDVYAIYYDKVISITPLTWDLSVSTDWDFVRNIEAE